The following proteins are co-located in the Clostridiales bacterium genome:
- a CDS encoding ribonuclease III, protein MNELEFQKIIQYEFKNINLLKNALTHSSYLNEGRAVQTGNNERLEFLGDAILDAVISDHLYRRLEHVEEGELTKLRAVIVCERSLASCGMHVGIGNYLQLGRGEENSGGRQRNSILADAMEAVIGAVYLDGGWDTVKNYVIRMLSGLIEDAVSGKLHMDYKTAIQEKLQANGEAEINYVIDKEEGPDHDKTFYANLIFQGSVIGSGSGRSKKEAEQHAAKQALERGGDIVL, encoded by the coding sequence GTGAATGAGTTGGAATTTCAAAAGATAATTCAATATGAGTTTAAGAATATCAATCTCTTGAAAAATGCTTTGACACATAGCTCTTACTTGAATGAGGGCAGAGCTGTTCAAACCGGAAATAATGAGCGTTTGGAGTTTCTTGGTGATGCCATTCTGGATGCAGTGATCAGCGATCATCTCTACCGGAGACTGGAACATGTTGAGGAGGGAGAATTAACTAAGCTGAGAGCAGTAATCGTCTGCGAGCGCTCTCTGGCTTCCTGCGGAATGCATGTGGGCATTGGCAATTACCTTCAACTTGGCAGAGGGGAAGAAAACAGCGGAGGAAGGCAGCGCAACTCCATCTTGGCTGATGCAATGGAAGCAGTCATTGGAGCGGTTTATTTGGACGGCGGCTGGGATACCGTGAAAAATTATGTGATTCGCATGCTTTCCGGTCTCATTGAGGATGCTGTATCCGGTAAGCTTCATATGGACTACAAAACCGCCATTCAAGAGAAACTCCAGGCCAATGGTGAGGCAGAAATCAATTATGTCATCGACAAAGAAGAAGGTCCTGATCACGATAAGACCTTCTACGCCAATTTAATCTTCCAGGGCAGTGTCATCGGCAGCGGATCCGGACGGAGCAAGAAAGAGGCAGAGCAGCACGCTGCAAAACAAGCATTGGAACGAGGTGGAGATATTGTACTTTAA
- a CDS encoding SDR family NAD(P)-dependent oxidoreductase, with product MNLEGKKILITGADGFIGSHLTEELVRRGACVTAFVLYNSLNTAGWLDSISNKIRNEIRMVSGDIRDSYRVKEAMKGCDVVFHLAALIAIPYSYESPASYIETNITGTLNVLQAARQWEAARVIHTSTSEVYGSARYVPIPEDHPLRGQSPYAASKIGADQLALSFYDSFSTPVAVIRPFNTYGPRQSARAVIPAIITQLAQGSQKINLGALSPTRDFNFVKDTVRGFIQVAESDHAIGEVVNIGSGFEISIGETAEMIGQIMGVSVEIQSDSARFRPEKSEVTRLYADISKAVRLFGWKPEYGGREGFRRGLEETVRWFTDLEHLKLYHLGRYEI from the coding sequence ATGAACTTGGAAGGAAAAAAAATTCTGATCACTGGAGCTGACGGATTTATCGGATCCCATTTGACCGAAGAACTGGTTCGCCGAGGGGCTTGTGTCACAGCTTTTGTTTTATACAATTCTTTGAATACCGCAGGATGGCTTGATTCTATTTCCAATAAGATCAGAAATGAAATAAGAATGGTAAGCGGAGATATCAGGGATTCGTATCGGGTAAAGGAAGCAATGAAGGGATGTGATGTCGTATTTCATCTTGCGGCACTGATTGCCATTCCTTACTCCTATGAATCGCCGGCGTCTTATATAGAGACCAACATTACTGGTACGCTCAATGTTCTGCAGGCCGCCCGCCAGTGGGAGGCTGCACGAGTCATTCATACTTCCACAAGCGAGGTGTATGGCAGTGCAAGATATGTGCCCATACCAGAGGATCATCCTCTGCGGGGTCAGTCCCCCTATGCTGCAAGCAAGATAGGAGCTGATCAGCTTGCCCTGTCTTTTTACGATTCCTTTTCCACTCCGGTGGCGGTCATCCGTCCTTTCAATACCTATGGACCGAGGCAGTCAGCTCGGGCAGTGATCCCCGCCATCATAACACAGCTTGCTCAGGGAAGCCAGAAGATTAATCTGGGAGCATTATCACCTACAAGAGACTTTAATTTCGTTAAGGATACCGTGCGAGGCTTTATTCAGGTTGCGGAGTCAGATCATGCAATCGGAGAAGTGGTTAATATCGGCAGCGGATTTGAAATCTCCATTGGAGAAACGGCTGAAATGATTGGGCAGATCATGGGCGTATCGGTTGAAATCCAGTCGGATTCCGCTCGCTTTAGACCGGAAAAAAGCGAAGTAACACGGCTTTATGCAGATATCTCCAAGGCGGTTCGACTGTTTGGGTGGAAGCCAGAATATGGGGGAAGAGAGGGGTTTCGCAGAGGACTAGAAGAAACTGTGCGCTGGTTTACTGATCTGGAGCACCTCAAGCTATATCATCTTGG
- the plsY gene encoding glycerol-3-phosphate 1-O-acyltransferase PlsY produces the protein MFAVAVIVCYFIGNISPAILIGKMKGIDIRKEGSGNAGTTNVLRVLGKKYAVATLIIDILKGVAAVAIGRYIGGQNLAMACGMAAFIGHIWPMAFGFRGGKGIATAFGVLVTLDPMLGFIEAAAALIFLIVSKRVSVGSIVAAALLPFAAWYFDHDYMIPTAVMAAIVIFKHRTNIKRLIKGQEPKINLGKR, from the coding sequence ATATTTGCAGTTGCTGTAATCGTATGTTATTTTATCGGCAACATTTCTCCGGCCATTCTCATTGGTAAAATGAAGGGTATCGATATTCGGAAAGAGGGCAGCGGAAATGCCGGGACCACCAATGTATTGCGGGTTCTGGGGAAAAAGTATGCAGTAGCAACCTTGATCATTGACATTTTAAAGGGTGTTGCTGCTGTTGCCATCGGAAGATACATAGGAGGCCAAAATTTGGCAATGGCATGCGGAATGGCGGCCTTTATCGGGCATATTTGGCCTATGGCTTTCGGTTTTCGCGGCGGAAAAGGAATTGCCACAGCCTTCGGTGTTCTCGTAACACTAGATCCTATGCTTGGTTTTATTGAGGCAGCAGCGGCGCTGATCTTTCTAATTGTTTCTAAGCGTGTATCTGTAGGATCTATCGTTGCTGCGGCTCTGCTTCCCTTTGCAGCGTGGTATTTCGATCACGATTATATGATTCCAACTGCTGTCATGGCGGCCATTGTAATCTTTAAGCATCGGACAAATATCAAAAGGCTGATCAAAGGTCAGGAACCGAAAATCAATCTAGGGAAACGCTGA
- the plsX gene encoding phosphate acyltransferase PlsX, whose product MKIVVDGMGGDNAPAEIVKGAVEASAQTLHEIILVGDETKIISELTKYKYNKEQITVVHASEVITNEDAPVKAVRTKTDSSMVKGINLVKSGDADLFISAGNTGAIMAAGLFILGRIQGIDRPAIASTYPILGKGVSLLVDSGANAECKPNNLLEFAAMGSIYMEKVLNIKKPAVGLVNIGTEETKGTTVLKATYELLTKSSLNFIGNVEARDIPKGACDVVVCDGFVGNVILKLTEGLAWNILKLIKNKFTDGMLSKVGALLLAGKLKELKSEFDYSEYGGAPILGVKGAVVKMHGSSNANAVKNTILKGIPYAETNVVQMIQNSVLELEEIIISE is encoded by the coding sequence GTGAAAATCGTAGTAGATGGTATGGGCGGTGACAACGCGCCTGCGGAAATCGTAAAGGGTGCGGTAGAAGCTTCGGCTCAGACATTGCATGAAATCATTCTTGTGGGAGACGAAACGAAGATAATCAGCGAACTGACAAAATATAAATACAACAAAGAGCAAATCACAGTGGTACATGCCAGTGAGGTCATTACAAACGAAGATGCGCCTGTAAAAGCGGTACGCACGAAAACTGACTCGTCCATGGTAAAAGGGATTAACCTGGTCAAGAGTGGAGACGCGGATCTTTTCATTTCCGCAGGAAACACAGGAGCAATTATGGCGGCGGGATTATTTATTCTGGGCAGAATCCAGGGTATTGACAGACCGGCCATCGCAAGCACTTATCCTATTTTGGGTAAAGGTGTATCACTGCTCGTGGATTCGGGTGCAAATGCAGAGTGCAAACCCAACAATCTGCTTGAATTTGCTGCTATGGGAAGTATCTATATGGAGAAAGTGCTCAATATCAAAAAGCCTGCGGTTGGTCTGGTCAACATCGGAACGGAAGAGACGAAAGGAACTACGGTGTTAAAAGCCACCTACGAGCTACTTACTAAAAGCAGTCTCAATTTTATCGGCAACGTTGAAGCGAGAGATATTCCCAAGGGCGCATGTGATGTAGTGGTTTGCGATGGATTTGTTGGCAACGTTATTCTGAAACTTACAGAGGGACTTGCCTGGAATATTCTAAAGCTGATTAAAAACAAGTTTACGGACGGTATGTTGTCAAAGGTAGGAGCATTGCTGCTGGCTGGTAAGCTCAAAGAGCTGAAATCAGAGTTTGACTACTCTGAATACGGTGGGGCTCCAATTCTTGGTGTTAAGGGTGCAGTGGTAAAGATGCACGGATCTTCCAATGCCAACGCAGTTAAAAATACAATCCTTAAGGGAATTCCTTATGCGGAAACCAATGTGGTTCAGATGATACAAAATTCAGTACTTGAATTGGAGGAAATAATAATCAGTGAATGA
- a CDS encoding ribosome biogenesis GTPase Der, which translates to MSKPIVAVVGRPNVGKSTFFNKIVGRRVSIVEDTPGVTRDRIYAEAEWQGHHFALIDTGGIEPDTTDVILSQMRIQAEIAMDTADVILFMVDGKDGLTSSDREVASMLMRTGKEVILIVNKVDSSKLPEDFYDFYELGLGEPIAISAVNMLNLGDVLELIIEKLPKEEADEDDDTTKIAVIGKPNVGKSSLINALLGEERVIVSDIAGTTRDSIDTPFQRGEDQYILIDTAGIRRKSKVTGDIEKYSVIRAIAAIERCDVCLLMIDAAEGVTDQDKKIAGIAHEAGKGIIVVVNKWDLIEKETNTMKEYQQDLAKELTFMSYAPSVFISVLQKQRLNNVIDMVKYVSEKRALRIPTGQLNSLIADATMMKQPPSDKGKRLKIYYATQVGVKPPLFSFKINDRELMHFSYARYLENKIREAFGFEGTSVKFVFREKGEESFE; encoded by the coding sequence ATGTCAAAACCAATTGTTGCCGTAGTCGGCAGACCGAACGTCGGCAAATCGACATTTTTTAATAAGATCGTCGGAAGAAGAGTATCTATCGTTGAGGATACGCCCGGCGTGACCAGAGATCGGATCTATGCTGAAGCCGAGTGGCAAGGCCATCATTTTGCGCTCATCGATACCGGCGGTATTGAGCCGGATACGACGGATGTGATCCTGTCGCAGATGCGAATCCAGGCGGAAATTGCCATGGATACCGCTGATGTCATTTTATTTATGGTTGATGGCAAGGACGGACTGACCTCTTCCGACAGAGAAGTGGCAAGCATGCTGATGAGAACCGGAAAGGAAGTCATACTGATCGTTAACAAGGTAGATTCATCAAAGCTGCCGGAGGATTTTTACGATTTCTATGAACTGGGACTGGGTGAGCCAATAGCGATTTCAGCTGTCAATATGCTTAATCTTGGGGATGTATTGGAATTGATCATCGAAAAACTACCCAAGGAAGAAGCCGATGAAGATGACGATACGACAAAGATCGCGGTCATCGGAAAACCCAATGTAGGGAAATCATCTTTGATCAATGCATTGCTGGGAGAAGAGCGAGTTATCGTCAGTGACATTGCAGGAACCACCAGAGATTCTATTGATACTCCGTTCCAACGGGGGGAAGATCAATATATTCTGATCGATACTGCTGGTATCAGAAGAAAGAGCAAGGTTACGGGAGATATCGAAAAATACAGTGTGATAAGGGCGATTGCTGCCATCGAACGCTGTGACGTCTGCCTTCTGATGATCGATGCAGCAGAAGGTGTAACGGACCAGGATAAGAAAATTGCCGGTATCGCTCACGAAGCAGGAAAAGGAATTATTGTGGTGGTGAATAAGTGGGATCTTATTGAAAAGGAAACCAACACCATGAAAGAGTATCAGCAGGACCTTGCGAAGGAATTGACATTTATGTCCTATGCCCCATCTGTATTCATTTCCGTGCTGCAAAAGCAGAGGCTGAACAATGTCATCGATATGGTAAAATACGTATCGGAAAAACGCGCATTGAGAATTCCTACAGGACAGCTCAACAGCTTGATTGCAGATGCGACCATGATGAAACAGCCCCCTTCCGACAAGGGTAAGAGACTCAAGATTTACTATGCGACTCAGGTAGGAGTAAAACCGCCGCTCTTCTCGTTTAAGATCAACGACCGGGAGCTGATGCATTTCTCCTATGCAAGATATTTGGAAAACAAGATCCGTGAGGCATTCGGTTTTGAAGGTACCTCTGTAAAATTTGTATTTCGTGAAAAAGGAGAGGAGAGCTTTGAATAA
- the ftsY gene encoding signal recognition particle-docking protein FtsY, producing MAFGIKKSFFGRLQEKIEDVIFMRPEIDEDMLDELEEVLITSDIGMETTMKITAQLREDIKKMNIRDPEGVKARIKAIVKELIDKGEEHMLSQESPLVILVIGVNGGGKTTSIAKIANQCKKEGKSVLLAAADTFRAAAGEQLEVWGNRIGVNVIRHQEGADPSAVIFDAIQAAKARKTDVLICDTAGRLQTKKNLMTELEKMNKIIEREYPDAYRETLLVLDAATGKNAVSQAKEFGEITEITGIVLTKLDGTAKGGIVITISDEFQMPVKFIGVGEGMDDLKVFDPAEFAEAIFE from the coding sequence ATGGCTTTTGGAATAAAAAAATCTTTTTTCGGAAGACTTCAGGAAAAAATAGAAGATGTGATATTCATGAGGCCGGAAATCGATGAAGATATGCTGGATGAGCTTGAAGAGGTATTGATCACTTCAGACATCGGCATGGAAACTACCATGAAGATTACGGCTCAATTGAGAGAAGATATTAAGAAGATGAACATCAGGGATCCTGAAGGAGTAAAAGCCCGTATCAAGGCGATTGTGAAAGAGCTGATTGATAAGGGGGAAGAACATATGCTGAGTCAGGAATCCCCACTGGTCATTTTGGTAATTGGCGTGAATGGAGGCGGCAAGACCACATCCATTGCCAAAATTGCGAACCAATGCAAAAAAGAAGGAAAATCAGTGCTCTTGGCAGCAGCGGATACCTTCCGTGCTGCCGCAGGCGAGCAACTAGAGGTTTGGGGAAATCGTATTGGGGTAAATGTAATACGACATCAAGAGGGAGCAGATCCATCTGCCGTTATCTTCGATGCAATCCAAGCTGCGAAAGCAAGAAAGACCGACGTCTTAATTTGCGATACCGCGGGAAGACTCCAGACCAAGAAAAACCTCATGACCGAGCTTGAGAAAATGAATAAAATCATTGAACGGGAATACCCGGACGCATACAGGGAAACACTTTTAGTGTTGGATGCTGCTACAGGAAAAAATGCAGTATCACAGGCAAAAGAGTTTGGTGAGATTACAGAGATTACGGGAATTGTCTTGACGAAACTGGATGGAACCGCAAAGGGCGGTATTGTCATTACCATATCCGATGAATTCCAGATGCCTGTAAAATTTATTGGTGTTGGAGAAGGAATGGACGACCTGAAGGTATTTGACCCGGCAGAATTTGCGGAAGCAATTTTTGAATAA
- the smc gene encoding chromosome segregation protein SMC: MYFKRIDMHGFKSFADPVSIEFHEGITCIVGPNGSGKSNISDAIRWVLGEQSPKMLRGGKMEEVIFAGTASRKSRGMAEVTLVIDNSKGILPIDYAEVAITRRMYRSGESEYSINNNHCRLRDIRELIMDTGIGVDGYSLIGQGKIADIVSNKPESRREIFEEAAGIVKYRTKKMESERKLEASAGNLERVNDIISEIESRIGKLKNDSEKAKEYLILRDRYKELEINVTLKNIENIELKNEYIKDDLAELASQIEEMKEDKASIDTELTEYRNRNEELGRLGNETRDKLLISVEKINELVNQNQLNREKLATIDKDIDRLKDEISVIDSKLEKEAESETTLQADKDKLYEELSILKNDLDQRLMKQAELSAAINTDAAAIDQQKNRIYELHSSISSKNSEINSLLSLQGTLEKRREQVLADRESAEAMRNGLAERHLRAVQELAVRKDEFQKATEQRHDHIRSHNERILREKSLAKELEELRISIGQISTRKKMIEEMESSYEGYNNAVKFIMKSKLSGINGVVAELIEVPQGFETAIETALGAALQNIVCEDDHSAQAAIGALKANKAGRLTFLPIKSMRDSSPSYDQRLKNSEGFKGFGVQCIKFDEKYRKVMEYLLGRVIIVDTLDHAVRLSKNAGGGGLRFVTLEGEVINSGGAITGGTFRNNTANLLERKAEIKQLGEKLNSMELSKNRGSNELDELRAAIASGQDTLQRLDLEHREKELELLSKENSAAAMSGQLSELELAEEKSRRELNNIDSEKSASESMINEIRTTVQQASEDIVEIEKITDTGLQNFELKKSSLDEVNEEITRAKIAVGTAESRKNHVDQLLSRIEDYKKEIKEERYSKEETILTLEAEKSSLLEGDNGLESGIRAREQEKLDMERYLREIQEEKASVTKHLDEITKKKDEMDQILAGYQNQKYDLEIKQAKYDTQLDTYKDKLWEEFEVSYLQAIEFRKKDFNLAAAVKETREIKSRIKDLGEVNVGAIKEFESVSERYDFLSEQRSDILGAMNSLKQIIDDMDKTIKQSFKESFDKIVLNFEKAFQELFGGGAAELRLEDENNPLECGIEIVAQPPGKKLQNINLMSGGEKTMTAIALMFAVLRAKPTPFCILDEVEAALDDANIDRFASYLKNFDEIQFALVTHQKATMEYADVLYGVTMPEQGISRIISLRLGDEFLIG, from the coding sequence TTGTACTTTAAGAGAATCGACATGCATGGATTCAAGTCCTTTGCCGATCCTGTCAGTATAGAATTTCATGAGGGGATCACCTGTATTGTAGGTCCCAATGGAAGCGGCAAGAGCAATATCTCTGATGCAATTCGATGGGTTCTCGGTGAGCAGAGCCCCAAAATGCTAAGAGGCGGAAAAATGGAAGAGGTCATCTTTGCGGGAACTGCAAGCAGAAAGTCCCGCGGGATGGCAGAAGTCACTTTGGTCATTGATAACAGTAAGGGGATTCTTCCCATCGATTACGCTGAGGTGGCTATTACCAGAAGAATGTACCGATCAGGTGAAAGCGAATATTCCATCAATAACAATCATTGCAGGCTCAGGGATATCAGAGAGCTGATTATGGACACCGGGATCGGAGTGGATGGCTATTCGCTTATCGGTCAGGGAAAAATAGCTGACATTGTAAGCAACAAGCCGGAAAGCAGAAGAGAAATCTTTGAGGAAGCCGCCGGAATTGTGAAATATCGAACAAAGAAAATGGAATCGGAGCGAAAGCTGGAAGCATCTGCCGGTAATTTGGAACGTGTCAATGATATTATTTCAGAGATCGAATCCCGGATCGGCAAGCTTAAGAATGACAGTGAAAAAGCGAAGGAATATTTGATTCTCCGTGATAGATACAAGGAACTTGAAATTAATGTCACGCTGAAAAATATTGAGAATATTGAGCTGAAGAATGAATACATAAAAGATGATCTTGCAGAACTTGCAAGCCAGATTGAGGAAATGAAGGAGGATAAAGCCTCCATTGATACGGAACTGACGGAATATAGAAATAGAAATGAGGAGCTTGGAAGACTTGGAAACGAAACAAGAGATAAGCTTCTTATTAGTGTTGAAAAGATTAATGAACTTGTGAATCAAAACCAGCTGAATCGAGAGAAACTGGCTACAATTGACAAGGATATCGACAGGCTGAAGGATGAAATCTCAGTCATTGACAGCAAACTGGAGAAGGAAGCTGAATCAGAGACAACACTTCAAGCTGACAAGGACAAGCTTTATGAAGAATTATCCATTCTTAAAAACGACCTTGACCAGCGACTTATGAAGCAGGCAGAGTTGTCAGCCGCCATCAATACTGATGCAGCCGCCATCGATCAGCAGAAAAATAGGATTTATGAGCTTCACAGCAGCATCAGCAGTAAAAACAGTGAGATTAACAGTCTGCTCAGTCTGCAAGGGACGCTGGAAAAACGAAGAGAGCAAGTTCTTGCAGACAGAGAATCAGCTGAGGCGATGCGCAATGGTCTGGCAGAACGTCATCTTCGAGCTGTCCAGGAGCTGGCTGTACGAAAGGATGAATTTCAAAAGGCTACCGAACAGCGGCATGATCACATCCGCAGCCATAATGAAAGAATCCTCAGGGAAAAGAGTCTCGCAAAAGAACTGGAAGAGCTGAGAATTTCCATCGGCCAGATTTCTACCAGGAAAAAAATGATCGAAGAAATGGAAAGCTCCTATGAGGGATATAATAATGCTGTAAAATTCATTATGAAATCCAAGCTCTCTGGTATCAACGGAGTTGTGGCTGAACTCATCGAGGTTCCTCAGGGTTTTGAAACAGCAATTGAGACTGCATTGGGTGCAGCTCTACAAAATATCGTCTGTGAAGACGATCACAGCGCGCAGGCCGCTATCGGGGCACTGAAGGCAAATAAAGCAGGCAGGCTAACCTTCCTGCCGATCAAAAGTATGCGAGATTCCAGTCCAAGCTATGATCAGAGGCTGAAAAATTCGGAGGGCTTCAAGGGTTTCGGTGTACAGTGCATCAAGTTTGATGAAAAGTACAGGAAAGTCATGGAATACCTTTTGGGAAGGGTAATCATCGTAGATACGCTGGATCATGCTGTACGGCTTTCAAAAAATGCTGGAGGCGGCGGTCTTCGCTTTGTAACGCTGGAGGGCGAAGTAATCAACTCCGGTGGAGCTATTACGGGAGGAACCTTCCGAAACAATACTGCTAACCTGCTGGAAAGAAAGGCTGAGATCAAGCAGCTGGGAGAGAAACTTAACAGCATGGAGCTGTCAAAGAACCGGGGCAGCAATGAATTAGACGAGCTGCGGGCTGCAATTGCTTCAGGACAGGATACGCTGCAAAGGCTTGATCTTGAGCACAGGGAAAAAGAGCTGGAGCTTCTGAGCAAGGAAAATTCAGCTGCGGCTATGTCTGGGCAGCTTTCCGAGCTGGAACTGGCAGAGGAAAAAAGCAGGAGAGAACTGAATAACATAGACAGTGAAAAAAGTGCGTCTGAGTCAATGATCAATGAAATTAGAACAACGGTACAGCAAGCGAGTGAAGACATCGTTGAAATTGAAAAGATCACTGATACGGGGCTTCAAAACTTCGAGCTGAAAAAATCATCTTTGGATGAAGTGAATGAAGAGATTACCAGAGCCAAGATTGCAGTGGGAACAGCAGAGAGCCGGAAGAATCATGTGGATCAGCTGCTTTCACGCATCGAGGACTATAAAAAAGAAATAAAAGAGGAAAGATACAGTAAAGAGGAAACGATTCTGACGCTGGAGGCAGAAAAATCAAGTCTTCTGGAAGGCGACAACGGATTGGAAAGCGGAATCCGAGCCAGGGAACAGGAAAAGCTTGATATGGAACGGTATCTTCGGGAAATTCAGGAGGAAAAGGCTTCTGTTACAAAGCATCTCGACGAGATTACGAAAAAGAAAGACGAGATGGATCAGATTTTAGCTGGATATCAGAATCAGAAATACGACCTTGAAATTAAGCAGGCAAAATACGACACCCAGCTGGATACGTATAAGGACAAGCTTTGGGAAGAGTTTGAAGTATCTTATTTGCAGGCCATCGAATTCAGAAAGAAGGACTTCAATCTTGCCGCAGCGGTGAAGGAGACCCGTGAGATTAAAAGCAGAATCAAGGATCTTGGAGAAGTCAACGTTGGCGCCATCAAGGAATTTGAATCGGTCAGCGAGCGGTATGACTTCCTGAGTGAGCAGAGAAGCGATATTCTGGGTGCCATGAACTCGCTGAAGCAGATAATTGATGATATGGATAAGACCATCAAGCAGAGTTTCAAAGAGAGCTTCGACAAGATTGTGCTGAATTTCGAAAAAGCATTTCAGGAACTTTTCGGAGGAGGTGCCGCAGAGCTTCGGCTGGAGGATGAAAATAATCCCCTGGAATGCGGTATTGAAATTGTTGCTCAGCCCCCTGGGAAAAAGCTTCAAAATATCAATCTAATGTCCGGCGGGGAAAAGACCATGACAGCAATTGCATTAATGTTTGCTGTACTCAGAGCCAAGCCTACTCCTTTCTGTATTTTGGACGAGGTTGAGGCAGCTCTGGATGACGCTAATATAGACCGTTTTGCGAGCTATCTAAAGAACTTTGATGAGATTCAGTTTGCTCTTGTTACCCATCAGAAGGCGACCATGGAATATGCCGATGTTTTGTATGGTGTAACCATGCCGGAGCAGGGGATCTCGAGAATTATTTCATTGAGGCTGGGAGATGAGTTCCTCATAGGTTGA
- a CDS encoding NAD(P)H-dependent glycerol-3-phosphate dehydrogenase: protein MSNRIAVIGAGSWGTALAVSLSGNGHIVKIWDVNAQHLKDLEEKKENVRYLPEVKLPEGVQISYTTEDALNGADVVLFSAPAQHFRSALENALPFLKPEMVIVNVAKGIEQKTLMRLSEIAGEKLPNARYVVLSGPSHAEEVGRGMPTTLVAASEELEVAEYIQDIFMTDSLRVYTNSDVIGVELGGALKNIIALGAGISDGMGYGDNAKAALMTRGITEIARLGVKLGANLGTFSGLTGIGDLIVTCTSMHSRNRRCGIMIGEGMVPEEATQKVGMVVEGIYTTEAAYQLAQKEGIEMPITEQIYNVINGGADAREAVKNLMTRQKKHETEEHF from the coding sequence ATGAGCAACAGGATTGCTGTCATCGGGGCAGGAAGCTGGGGTACCGCTCTGGCCGTCAGTCTCAGCGGCAACGGGCATATTGTTAAAATATGGGACGTCAACGCACAACATCTAAAGGATCTGGAAGAAAAGAAAGAAAACGTTAGATATCTTCCTGAAGTAAAGCTCCCGGAAGGTGTACAGATTTCATATACCACAGAAGACGCATTAAACGGGGCGGACGTGGTTTTATTCTCTGCACCGGCGCAGCACTTTAGAAGTGCGCTGGAAAACGCACTACCGTTTCTGAAGCCTGAAATGGTTATTGTTAATGTAGCAAAAGGGATTGAGCAAAAGACCCTGATGCGTTTATCTGAAATCGCCGGTGAAAAGCTGCCTAATGCAAGGTATGTGGTTCTTTCCGGCCCGTCTCATGCGGAAGAGGTCGGACGAGGTATGCCGACTACGTTGGTCGCAGCTTCTGAAGAACTTGAGGTTGCGGAATATATCCAAGATATCTTTATGACTGACAGCCTGAGAGTCTATACGAACTCTGACGTAATAGGCGTCGAGCTGGGCGGAGCCTTGAAAAATATCATTGCCCTTGGTGCTGGAATCTCTGATGGGATGGGCTACGGGGACAATGCGAAGGCCGCTCTCATGACGAGAGGTATCACTGAAATTGCAAGGCTTGGCGTAAAGCTTGGAGCGAACTTAGGAACCTTTTCTGGTCTGACCGGAATCGGCGATCTGATCGTAACTTGCACCAGTATGCATAGCCGGAACAGGCGGTGCGGAATCATGATCGGTGAAGGGATGGTGCCTGAGGAAGCTACCCAAAAGGTTGGGATGGTAGTAGAGGGGATTTATACTACTGAAGCTGCCTACCAGCTGGCTCAAAAGGAAGGCATTGAAATGCCGATTACCGAGCAGATTTACAATGTCATCAATGGTGGAGCAGATGCCAGAGAGGCTGTAAAAAACCTAATGACGAGACAGAAAAAACATGAGACAGAAGAGCACTTTTAA